A region from the Streptomyces sp. 3214.6 genome encodes:
- a CDS encoding cellulose binding domain-containing protein: MVAVLVVLSMGGTALGRDQGENTQLAASRTAAASVRPAAASPGCGKTPTLTSGTHTIQSSGKNRSFILRIPDGYDRSRPYRLVLGLHWLGGTSTDVATGRTVETGTWAYYGLQRLANNSAIFVAPQGLNNGWANSGGEDVTLVDDMIRRIEADLCVDTTQRFALGFSYGAAMSYALACSRATVFRAVAVQSGGQLSGCSGGTQPIAYLGVHGLRDSVLAISGGRAMRDRFVRNNGCTPQNPPEPAQGSLTHRITTYSGCSAGHPVAWAAFDEGHIAAPQDGAPGDSGSRTWLPQEVWKFFTQFTTSNPSPGTSTCRVTTTVSAWNTGLTSNITITNTGATAIDGWSLAFTLPDGQTVTSGWNADYSPASGRVTARNASHNATIAPGASIDIGFQAAHTGDTATPTSFTLNGTACALT; this comes from the coding sequence ATGGTCGCGGTGCTGGTCGTCCTGAGCATGGGCGGCACGGCACTGGGGCGCGACCAGGGCGAGAACACCCAGCTCGCGGCCTCCCGCACGGCAGCCGCATCCGTCCGCCCAGCGGCCGCGAGCCCCGGATGCGGCAAGACACCCACTCTCACGAGCGGTACGCACACGATCCAGAGCAGCGGCAAGAACCGGAGCTTCATCCTGCGGATCCCGGACGGCTACGACCGGAGCCGCCCCTACCGGCTGGTCCTCGGGCTCCACTGGCTGGGCGGCACCTCCACCGACGTCGCCACGGGCCGCACCGTGGAAACGGGCACCTGGGCCTACTACGGCCTCCAGCGACTGGCCAACAACAGCGCCATCTTCGTCGCACCCCAGGGCCTCAACAACGGCTGGGCCAACTCCGGCGGGGAGGACGTCACCCTCGTCGACGACATGATCAGGCGGATCGAGGCGGACCTGTGCGTCGACACCACACAGCGCTTCGCCCTGGGATTCAGCTACGGCGCCGCCATGTCGTACGCCCTCGCCTGTTCCCGGGCCACGGTCTTCCGCGCGGTCGCCGTCCAGAGCGGCGGACAGCTCAGCGGATGCAGCGGCGGCACCCAGCCCATCGCCTACCTCGGAGTGCACGGCCTCAGGGACAGCGTCCTCGCCATCTCCGGCGGACGGGCGATGCGGGACAGGTTCGTCAGGAACAACGGCTGCACCCCCCAGAACCCGCCGGAGCCGGCGCAGGGCAGCCTGACGCACCGAATCACCACCTACTCGGGCTGCTCGGCCGGGCATCCGGTCGCCTGGGCCGCGTTCGACGAAGGACACATCGCCGCTCCGCAGGACGGAGCCCCCGGTGACAGCGGCTCCAGGACCTGGCTGCCGCAAGAGGTCTGGAAGTTCTTCACACAGTTCACGACCTCCAACCCGTCGCCGGGCACGTCGACCTGCCGGGTCACCACCACCGTCAGCGCCTGGAACACCGGCCTGACCTCGAACATCACCATCACCAACACCGGCGCCACCGCGATCGACGGCTGGTCGCTGGCCTTCACCCTGCCCGACGGCCAGACCGTCACCTCCGGCTGGAACGCCGACTACTCGCCCGCCTCCGGCCGGGTGACGGCCAGGAACGCCTCCCACAACGCCACGATCGCCCCCGGCGCCTCCATCGACATCGGCTTCCAGGCCGCCCACACCGGCGACACCGCCACGCCCACCTCGTTCACCCTCAACGGCACCGCCTGCGCCCTCACCTGA
- a CDS encoding leishmanolysin-related zinc metalloendopeptidase, producing the protein MATNNNHSHVAVADSRRAEALAATTSPFKIVVRFLGGLSSSQEKAFTAAADRWVRVIVGDLPSVVIDGEVIDDLLILAQGRSIDGPGGILGQAGPTHVRPPSAGSAAFLPAKGIMSFDTADLEQMEQDGTLNDVITHEMGHTLGLGSEWNDKGLLADAGTSNPTFLGRAAMDEYRALRGEGTLQPVPVQNLGGPGTADSHWRETVFGNELMSPFIAGPGNPMSRMTVASLGDLGYEVDLEAAEPYQLPDLHALAAEGVLVAHTAPIDVGMMLPVIPVALPPESLQVSGTETSVP; encoded by the coding sequence GTGGCCACGAACAACAATCACAGCCATGTGGCAGTGGCCGACAGCCGTCGAGCCGAAGCGCTCGCCGCCACGACATCGCCGTTCAAGATCGTGGTCCGCTTCCTCGGCGGGCTGAGCAGCAGCCAGGAGAAGGCATTCACCGCAGCCGCCGACCGCTGGGTGCGCGTCATCGTGGGCGACCTGCCTTCTGTGGTGATCGACGGCGAGGTCATCGACGATCTCCTGATCCTTGCTCAGGGGCGCTCGATCGACGGCCCGGGCGGCATCCTGGGACAGGCGGGCCCCACCCACGTCCGACCTCCGTCGGCCGGCAGCGCAGCCTTTCTCCCCGCCAAGGGCATCATGTCCTTCGACACGGCCGACCTGGAGCAGATGGAGCAGGACGGCACGCTGAACGACGTCATCACCCACGAGATGGGCCATACGCTGGGCCTCGGCAGCGAATGGAACGACAAAGGCCTGCTTGCGGACGCCGGCACCTCGAATCCGACGTTCCTCGGGCGCGCCGCCATGGACGAGTACCGTGCGCTGCGCGGCGAGGGCACCCTGCAACCGGTACCGGTCCAGAACCTCGGCGGTCCCGGAACAGCGGATTCGCACTGGCGGGAGACCGTCTTCGGCAACGAGTTGATGTCCCCGTTCATTGCGGGCCCGGGCAACCCCATGAGTCGTATGACGGTGGCGAGCCTCGGCGACCTGGGCTACGAGGTGGACCTTGAGGCTGCTGAGCCGTACCAGTTGCCGGACCTGCACGCACTGGCCGCAGAGGGTGTGCTCGTGGCTCACACCGCACCGATCGACGTCGGCATGATGCTGCCGGTCATTCCGGTCGCTCTGCCGCCCGAGAGTCTGCAGGTCTCGGGCACCGAGACGTCGGTGCCATGA
- a CDS encoding glycoside hydrolase family 43 protein, translating into MMRTVPPTGTRLTRAVAWVGGLLLAFAVVPAAVHPTAARADNPIIQHIYTADPAPLVYNGRVYLYTGHDEDGSTYFTMKDWRVWSSADMVNWTDHGSPLGLATFSWASSDAWAGQAVQRNGRFYWYVPVKNRATGRMAIGVAVSDSPTGPFRDALGHPLVENGEIDPTVFIDDDGQAYLYWGNPNLTYVRLNADMTSYSGSLTRIPLTTAGFGTRTGDPNRPTLYEEGPWVYKRNGLYYMVFAAKCCSEFIAYSTAPGPTGPWTYRGTVMPTQGSSFTNHPGIVDFKGNSYFFYHNGALPGGGGYTRSVAVERFSYNADGTIPVINMTNGGAPQAGTLDPYVRQEAETLAWGSGIETEPAGEGGMDVGWIDNGDYLKVKGVAFGPGASSFTTRVASGSGGGTVELRLGSPSGTVVGRCGVQNTGGWQTWRTVTCPVSGATGTQDLYLRFTGGSGYLLNMNWWQFTPGTTVTAPR; encoded by the coding sequence ATGATGAGGACGGTACCTCCCACCGGCACGAGGCTCACCCGGGCGGTCGCCTGGGTGGGGGGCCTCCTGCTGGCGTTCGCCGTCGTTCCCGCCGCGGTGCACCCCACCGCGGCCCGGGCCGACAACCCCATCATCCAGCACATCTACACCGCTGACCCCGCCCCGCTGGTTTACAACGGACGGGTCTACCTCTACACCGGGCACGACGAGGACGGCTCCACCTACTTCACCATGAAGGACTGGAGGGTGTGGTCCTCCGCCGACATGGTCAACTGGACCGACCACGGTTCCCCGCTCGGCCTGGCCACCTTCAGTTGGGCGTCCTCCGACGCGTGGGCGGGACAGGCCGTACAGCGCAACGGCCGGTTCTACTGGTACGTGCCCGTGAAGAACCGGGCGACCGGCCGCATGGCCATCGGTGTGGCCGTGTCGGACAGCCCCACCGGCCCGTTCCGGGACGCCCTCGGCCACCCGCTGGTGGAGAACGGCGAGATCGACCCGACCGTCTTCATCGACGACGACGGCCAGGCCTACCTGTACTGGGGCAACCCGAATCTGACGTACGTCAGGCTGAACGCCGACATGACCTCCTACTCGGGCAGCCTCACCAGGATCCCGCTCACCACCGCGGGGTTCGGCACCCGCACCGGTGACCCCAACCGGCCCACCCTGTACGAGGAGGGTCCCTGGGTCTACAAGCGGAACGGGCTGTACTACATGGTGTTCGCGGCCAAGTGCTGCTCGGAGTTCATCGCCTACTCCACGGCGCCCGGCCCGACCGGGCCCTGGACCTACCGCGGGACGGTCATGCCCACACAGGGCAGCAGCTTCACCAACCACCCCGGGATCGTGGACTTCAAAGGCAATTCGTACTTCTTCTACCACAACGGCGCGCTCCCGGGCGGCGGTGGCTACACCCGCTCGGTCGCGGTGGAGAGGTTCTCCTACAACGCCGACGGCACGATCCCGGTGATCAACATGACGAACGGCGGCGCGCCCCAGGCCGGCACGCTCGACCCGTACGTACGCCAGGAGGCCGAGACGCTCGCCTGGGGATCCGGGATCGAAACCGAACCGGCCGGCGAAGGCGGAATGGACGTCGGCTGGATCGACAACGGCGACTACCTCAAGGTCAAGGGCGTGGCCTTCGGGCCGGGCGCGTCCTCCTTCACCACGCGTGTGGCCTCGGGCAGCGGCGGCGGCACCGTCGAACTGCGCCTGGGCTCGCCGAGCGGGACGGTCGTGGGCCGGTGCGGTGTGCAGAACACCGGGGGCTGGCAGACCTGGAGGACGGTGACCTGCCCGGTCAGCGGCGCCACGGGAACCCAGGACCTCTATCTGCGGTTCACCGGCGGCAGCGGCTACCTGCTCAACATGAACTGGTGGCAGTTCACCCCCGGCACCACCGTGACGGCACCGCGATAG